The Cylindrospermopsis curvispora GIHE-G1 genome contains a region encoding:
- a CDS encoding class I SAM-dependent methyltransferase yields the protein MQISEKTDIKKSQPSQDESFSAKEFFNRQWEVYQKVLNNNYMGHQEIYDVLHKLLAEWSKPFTMLDLGCGDASFTSGALLNTQITEYTGVDVSTAALVDAEQNIALIGCERKLVSADCWQFTNDLVQDGTHKFDVVLISFALHHLQPEEKERIINNIRTLLNPHGVFILIDIIRREKEDRESYIQRYLGNVKRDWSLIDPQEYTMVENHISSSDFPETQSWFQTISQKLGFSNFTPVYCDNLDTTELLCFYR from the coding sequence ATGCAGATCAGCGAAAAAACAGATATTAAGAAATCACAACCTAGTCAAGATGAAAGCTTCTCAGCTAAAGAGTTTTTCAATAGACAGTGGGAAGTTTATCAAAAGGTATTAAACAATAATTACATGGGACATCAGGAAATATATGATGTGCTACACAAATTATTAGCTGAATGGTCAAAACCCTTTACTATGCTAGATTTAGGGTGTGGGGATGCCAGTTTCACTAGTGGAGCTTTATTAAACACCCAAATTACTGAATATACAGGTGTAGACGTATCCACAGCTGCGTTGGTGGATGCTGAACAAAACATTGCCCTAATTGGATGCGAGAGAAAACTTGTGTCAGCAGACTGTTGGCAATTCACCAATGATTTAGTCCAAGATGGAACCCACAAATTTGATGTTGTTCTCATATCCTTCGCTCTTCACCATTTGCAACCGGAGGAAAAAGAACGGATAATTAATAATATCAGAACCCTGTTAAATCCCCATGGAGTTTTCATCCTTATTGACATCATCCGTCGAGAAAAGGAAGATCGGGAAAGTTATATACAACGTTATTTAGGGAATGTGAAAAGGGACTGGTCTTTAATTGACCCCCAAGAGTATACAATGGTAGAAAATCATATTTCATCCAGTGATTTTCCTGAAACTCAGTCTTGGTTTCAAACCATCTCTCAAAAACTGGGTTTTAGCAACTTCACACCGGTTTATTGTGACAATTTAGATACTACAGAGCTATTGTGTTTTTATCGCTAG
- a CDS encoding SRPBCC family protein — protein sequence MLHFSHSSIINAPVQVVWEFHERQDVLKLLTPPWQPVQVLRREGGLNKGAITEFRLFVGVLPLTWLARHTECEKYRLFTDEQVSGPFDSWVHRHEFMEENGQTRLTDNIKYSLPGAERLELIGGWVVQVQLEAMFRYRHFITKRECEV from the coding sequence ATGTTACACTTTTCTCATTCTTCGATTATTAATGCACCAGTTCAAGTGGTTTGGGAATTCCATGAGAGACAGGATGTTTTGAAGCTCCTTACTCCTCCTTGGCAACCTGTGCAAGTGTTGCGTCGGGAGGGGGGACTCAATAAAGGTGCTATCACAGAATTTAGATTGTTTGTGGGGGTACTACCCCTGACCTGGTTAGCGCGTCATACTGAATGTGAGAAATATCGACTGTTTACTGATGAACAGGTGTCAGGACCTTTTGATTCATGGGTACATCGTCATGAGTTTATGGAAGAAAATGGTCAAACCAGATTAACTGATAATATTAAATATTCTCTCCCCGGTGCTGAAAGACTAGAATTAATAGGTGGGTGGGTGGTTCAAGTGCAATTGGAAGCAATGTTTCGCTACCGTCATTTTATTACTAAACGAGAATGTGAGGTCTAA